Within Chroicocephalus ridibundus chromosome 11, bChrRid1.1, whole genome shotgun sequence, the genomic segment CGCGCAGCGCTCCTTCGACTACGAGCAGTGCCGCGAGTTCGCGGTGGCGGTGCGGGCGCAGGACGGCGGGGCGCCGGCGCGGAGCTCCACGGCCACGGTGCGCGTCTTCGTGCTGGACCGCAACGACAACGCGCCGCGCGTGCTCTGGCCGGCGTCGGGGTCGGGAGCGTCGGGGTCGGGAGCGTCGTCGTTGCCGGCGGCGTTCGAGGTGGTGCCGCGTTCGGCCGAGGCCGGGTACCTGGTGGgcaaggtggtggcggtggacgcggacgcgGGGCGCAACGCGTGGCTGTCGTACGAGCTGGTGCAGGCGTCGGAGCCGTCgctgttccgcgtggggctgcacagcggcgagGTGCGGACGGCGCGGGCCGTGTCGGAGAGGGACGCGGCGAAGCAGCGTGTGGTGGCCGTGGTGAAGGACCACGGGCAGCCGGCGctgtcggccacggccacgctgcacGTGGTGCTGGCCGAGAGCTTGCAGGAGGCGCTGCCGGAGCTgagcgagcgggcggcgggcgccgacTCGCCGGCCGAGCTGCAGTTCTACCTGGTGCTGGCGCTGGCGCTGCTCTCCGCCCTCTTCCTGCTGAGCGTGGCGCTGGCcgtgctggcgcggctgcgccgggccgggccgcccgccgtgctgcgctgcctgggcgCGCAGCGCTTCTCCGTGCCCGGCGCCGCCTTCCCGGCCGACTTCTGCGAGGGCACCTTGCCCTACTCCTACAACCTGTGCGTGGCGCCGGCCCGCGCCGTGGCCGAGGGCGcttggctgccgccgccgctgcccagcgTGCCCGCGGAGGAGCTGCTCGGCGCGGAGCCCTGCGGGAAGCCGAGCCCGAGCAGCAGCGCCGGCGCGGGAGAGCCGCCCACCGACACCGACGCCGACGCCCCGCAGGTGTGTAAGCCCTCTCGCTCTcgcttttttctttgatttgtgcTGAACCTCCGTGCCTATTCCCCTGGGATTTCGGGGGGTGATGTGGATGGGGAGTGCTGGTCCTTGTGTccctgaagaaatgaaagatcGGGGTAACATTATTCCGTTCAGAGCAAGCCGTTAACCGTGCTCTCCTTGATTTATGGGTGCTCACGTGTTGATGTTCAGCTGAGAGGTTTTTGTCTCCAAGTCTTGTGCTGCCTAAAGTCTTCTGAGATATTAAGGGTGAAGGGAATGCTTATTGTGTAGAAAGAGATCCGCTGATTCTGCATGACAGACTCGGAATTAAGACGTGCAGTTGGAGACATTTCATTTCATGATGTTCATCTCAGAGGTTTTTGTCTCCAAGGCTTGTGCTGCCTAAAATCGTCTGAGTTATTAACGGTGAAGGCGAAACCTTACCATTCATGATCTGTGTTTTATACACAGGTGAAGGTGTAGGCcgagatctggaaaaaaaaaaaaaaaaaagaaagtaaaataaaaagagagaggtACTTGGACCTCCAGGTTGGTCGCGTTGACAGGGGTATACTAGACCGCGAAATTCAGTGTATCGGACAATTTTGCAACAGTCGTTGTATCTGCCTGTTTACAATGGGAGGGCTCTACCCATCCTGAGAACAAATGTCCATCGAGAAGGAAGTACTCCAAATGAGAGCAATTAGGCACTTTAACAATATCCATTTCCACATTTACCTGTGTTCCGGGCACAGTTTAGAGTGTGCAGCCGTACTTGTCTCACGCCGTCCTACAGTATTTGGTTGAAAAGGTGTCCTACCAGCGTGAAGGATCAAGAATTAGATGAATGCGTTACTAACAAGCATCAATCTCTTAGACCGTGATTTCTGAGAAAATCAAAGCCCCTCCATGGCCATTCAAGCTATCGAATTACttgtttaaaatgtaatttgGAGTATTAAAAGTGGAAACCACATGTTAAAGTCCTTCCACTTTCCTTTTCCAGTATTAGCTCCGTCTGCAGATGTACCAAGATTTTAGGGTAATTCAGCTTCTCCCATCCAATTCAAAAATACTGTTGAGAGTAGACCCATATCCGGAAAACAGGTGGACAAGAAGAATTTGCGGCAAATCAGCTCTATCGTATGGCTGCTATCAGCCCCTTTTGCTGGTGTGGGATATAGACTAGGCATAGGAGAAAAGGCAGATGTGCCTGTTATTCTTCTTGCTGTACTCGCAAAGCCATTTTCCCTGCATTTTGTGGGGAGCTGAGCAGATGATTCTGGCCAAGCTCACTGCAGGTTCTTCCCGCCTCCTGGATAGCTGCAGTACAATTAGTGCGAAGTGATGACCCACAGCCTGCAAGTGGAGTGGATGGGAGAGGGTGATTTTCGAACATTAGGAGAGCCTCCCTCTGTGCTCCTTTGTAAGGAATGTCTTCTATGGAGACATTCCATAGCCCATGGCAGGTGCCTGATCAACTCCACCTCCTCAGGATCTTTACTGGCTTAGCTGGCATATATTCTCTGTTGATTGATCCCGCCTTCTGCAGCCTTTAAATATCTAGTCTCAGTCAGTGGTAGTGGTGTCGTTAATTTGAAGCGTGTTCCGTATGAACTGTAGTATTTACAGCAAAGTTCCTGCTGCTTGGGTTCACAAGCCTGATACCTGATAACCTGGTTCTCGGCGGCGGGGTGGGTCTGAATATCACGGTGTCTGTAGCTCAGCCtgttatcttttgttttccttgtactGGTCATTCAGGCACCACTGGTACAGAAATTCGTGATGGGGATTGTGCTTTCGGACGAATGGGATAAGGTTCATAATATTGTACAGGTCATATTccgaaaaaatattttaattcatatatAACGTCATTAGCAAGTCATTTTTCTCATGCGGTAGGACTAACAGTCCCACGGGATGATTCTACGGTTGTAATCACCTTGATGAAAAGGAAGGATGATGTCGCATCGTTGAAGAAAGGGACGGCTTAGGGAAACGCCAATGCAGGATATCTCTTGGTCTCCATTTGAGGAAGGATCTTCATTGCTGCTTTGTTCTATTTTTCGGGATGTGGGAAATTCATTGATCTGCTGATGAAAACGTTATGCAAGCACGACTGCTACTAAATGCTGTAGAATTCGTGATGGAGATTGTGCTGTCGGACTAATGGGATAAGGTTCGTAATATTCTATACCACGCAAAATATAAAACTCGACATACAAAAAAATTATTAGATATAATATATAACCATTACAAAAGTATATTTCCCGTGCGGTAGAAACACCACAAAGAGGGAAGACGTGTTATTTCTTTCCCGTCTTGATCACTTCGAGGATCAAAGAAGTGATCTGCTGGAGAAAAGGCATCGGAGGAGATCCGCGGTGGACGGGAAGCAATGTGTCCGTGGCGAGTGTCCCGTCGGCGCGAACTGACCGTGGCAaagggcggcgggcagcgctgggcagTGCCGGGTGGCTGCAGTGCCGGAAGGAGGCTGCGGGCGCCGCTGTTGACcgaggagagagaggaaggctgGAGCGATGCAGGCAGCCCCGCCCGCTGCGTCCAGGCTCGCTCGCTGGCTGGCTAGCTGGCTGGCTCTCTGGGCGGGCGGACTGTGAGCGTCCGTGCGGTGCGGAGCCGTGGTGCAGCGAGGTGGAGAggccggcggcagcggccgggaGCGGCGAACCTGTGCCGGAGCTGGAGAGGGAGCTGTATCGTGCGTCAGATCGTCGTGCGGCAACGGTGAGGTGCCGTCCCTATTGAGGTGCCGGCAGTGCCGCCTCGGAGATGTTTGCGGCGGGGTGGCTCTGGGTCCGTCAGGATCGAGCCCTGCTGTGGTGTGTCCTGGTGGCGGCGTGGAAGGAGGCGTGGGGTCAGCTGCGCTACTCGGTTCCCGAGGAGATGCCGAAGGGCTCGTTCGTGGGCGACGTGGCCAAGGACCTGGCGCTGGAGCTGCCGGCGCTTCGCGCCGGCGGTGTTCGCGTTATGCTGGAAGGCAAGGGACAATATTTTGCTCTGGACATAAAGACTGGCCATTTGTATGTAAACGAACGGATAGATCGGGAACAACTCTGTGGACGAAAAGCAGACTGCgtaataaagtcagaaattcttcTGAAGGGGCAGATGAAAATATATAAGGTGGCTATTCACGTTACTGATGTTAATGATAACACTCCCCTCTTTCAACTCAGTGAATTCGTCCTGAGAGTGAATGAAAACGCAGTTAAAGGTTCGCGGTACCTCCTGCCCAAAGCCCAAGACGCCGATATAGAGCAGAACACTGTACAGACGTACGAACTTAGCGATAACAAGCATTTCTCCCTGGAAGTGCAAACGGGACCAGACGGCTCGAAATTCGCCGAGCTGGTGCTGGCGAAAgcgctggaccgggaggaggCGGCCTTTCACGAGCTGGTGCTGAGGGCGAGCGACGGCGGCGAGCCGTCGCGGACGGGCACGGTGCGGATCCGCGTGGCGGTGCTGGACGCCAACGACAACGCTCCCGTGTTCAGCCAGGCGCAGTACACGGTGCGTGTGGCGGAGGACGTGCCCGTGGGTTATCACCTGCTTACCGTGAACGCTACGGACGCGGACGACGGAACTAATTCAGACATAACATATTCCGTCAGAGAAAGTACAGACAAAGCATCTTCTATTTTCCACCTCGAGCCTAAAACAGGGGAACTTACAATTCAGTGCGAACTGGATTATGAGGACGATGAAAGTTATGAGTTAGAAATAGAAGCCCGGGATGGCGCTGGACTCTCGACTCGGGGAAAAATATTGGTGCACATTGATGACACAAACGACAACGTTCCCGAGATTACAGTGTCAAGCAGCATAACAGACATTGCTGAAGACGCTCCGTCTGGAACAGTTGTCGCTCTTCTGAGAGTCAAGGACCGGGACTCGGGCGACAATGGGGAGGTGAGGGTTTCCCTACAGGGCAGTCTGCCTTTCCGTCTGGAGAAGACTTTTGAGGACTACTACCGCGTGGTGACTGCCGAGGTGCTGGACCGTGAGGCGGTGTCGGAGTACAACGTGACGGTGCGGGCGTCGGACGGCGGTTCGCCGCCGCTGTGGAGCAGCGCGGTGCTGTCGCTGCGGGtgctggacgtgaacgacaacgcgccggtgtTCGCGGAGGCGCGGTACAGCGCGCGGGTGGCcgagaacaacgcggcgggcgcgctGGTGCTGACGGTGCGGGCGGCGGACGCGGACTGGGGTCAGAACGCGCGCGTGCGGTACCGGCTGTGGGAGGGGCGCGTGCGGGGCGCGCCGCTGTCGTCGTACGTGTCGGTGCACGCGGAGACGGGCGCGCTGTACGCGCTGCGCTCCTTCGACTACGAGGAGGTGCGCgaggtggggctgtgggtgcgggCGGAGGACGGCGGCGCGCCGTCGCTGAGCAGCAACGTGTCGGTGCGCCTGGTGATCgtggacgagaacgacaacgcgccgcagGTGCTGTACCCGCCGCCGGCGTCGGGCGCGGGCTGGGCGGGCGTGGAGCTGGCGCCGCGGTCGGCGGAGCCCGGGGCGCTGGTGgccaaggtggtggcggtggacgcggacgcgGGGCAGAACGCGTGGCTGTCGTACGAGCTGGCGAAGGCGACGGAGCCGGCgctgttccgcgtggggctgcacagcggcgagGTGCGCACGGCGCGGGTGCCGCTGTCCCGCGACGCGGCGCGGcagagcctggtggtggtggtgaaggaccacgggcgtccggcgctgtcggccacggccacgctgacGGTGGTGCTGGCCGAGAGCGTGGGCGAGCTGCTGTCGGAgctgggcagcgcggcggcggcggcggcggcgggcgagccgTCCGTCAGCCTGAcgcgctggctggtgctggccgtGGCGGCcgtgtcctgcctcttcctcgccttcctgctgctgctgctggcgctgcgccTGCGGCGCTGGCGCCGCTCGCAGCtgctggcggcgggcagcggcgccttGCGCGGCGTCCCGGCCTCGCACTTCGTGGGCATCGACGGCGTCCGCGCCTTCCTGCACTCCTACTCGCACGAGGTGTCGCTCACCGCCGACTCGCGCAAGAGCCAGCTCCGCTTCTCGGGCGGCAGCTGCTGCGACACCCTCccggcgcgcccgccgcccgaCGAGCCCGCGCCGCTGCTCGCCGAGGACGCCGACGGCGCCCGCCGCGCCGACCCCGACGCTCCCCCGGTGAGTTCCTCCCACCACGCTTGCTCTGCCACGCCTCCCTCTCCCGCTTCTCTGCTCTTTCCCAGCCGTGTTCTCTGTCCTGTCTGTAGGATGAGGTTTATTTACAAGGAAGGCAAAGCTTCGTTGATCATCTCGCTGTGTGGTGGTGCCTCTTTCTCTGGGGAGGTGAACGTGGTCTCATTGCTTAGCGTTAGAGTAGTTGTGTGAGTCAGGAGAAGTGGGGCAGCTGTTGTCTTGAGTTTGGTTAGATCAGGGCTTTGTGTTGTTATCATGTGCCAGGTCGTTTCTCATTTTGTCCTCTAACGTGAGTAACACCGATTTACTTGTCAGTATTAGCTCTTCTCAACGAATGTTTTGCATTGTCAGCAAAAGGCAGTTTTCTTTATTAGCAGGGTCAGCTATCTTCCTGACAGCACCTGTGCTTGAGTAGGATGGAGTGTCTTCAAATGGACTGTTAATGGCGCCGTGTTTTACTTAGCTGCTCCTGCTTTCTGCTCTTCTCAGGCTTTTTGTTTCTCCATGATAACGGAGCCATGATGGCTGCCTCTGAAGGTCTATTCCGTGGAGATGTGTTTTGCTGATTCCCgcttttttaaagttcatttatTGGAAAGCCTCTGGTTGTGTCTTGTTTGGACCATAGATGCTATGGTAAGAGCCATatgagggtgggaggggagagattcAATGTGTGTGGGAAGACATAAGGAATGGGATGCAGACGTTCACTGACCCAGCCTCCCCTGGTGGACCACTCCCCTTTTATTCTTAGACTCCTGATGTTTCTTCTCTGAAGTGTCATGAGCAGACGATTGTATCTTCCTTCTCAGTATGGAGATGTGAAGATATCTATGTGAAGTCCATGGGGTGCTCCTCATGAAAGGTGAAGAGAAATGTTTTGGGGCACCTGGCTCTTTTATGTCGTGTGCTTGTAAATTATAAGGGTCAAAGAACTCCATGCAAGTTGTGAAGGGCTGGAGATGAGagtggtgggagctgtggggggggggcacaagagATATGTTTGTTCCCTTCACTGTTCAATGTCCAGCGGTAGTATCATAAAATGTCAGTTTCATCTTCCCAAAGAGATTTGGCTAGAGGACATGTGGTTTCAGCTGTCTTGGGAGCCCTGGGATGTTCTTCCTCTGGTTTTGCATGTTGTTGTCAATACTTACCTAACAATGAATTATGTACTTATGACAAGCGCCATAATGGGAGCTTCGGGAACAGCTAACTGTGTATTTGCTACCTTCTAAACACATGATTTATGTGCCTTCATTGTGTGCCATAATCTAGAAGTGTATGTTGTGATCCCTTCTTTTCTGTGGGGGCTCACTTCTTGCCTTACTTGTGATGATCTGAAGATGGGCCTTTGTATCTGATAATGTGTGGAAGATCACATCTGTTACATTTGTCAGACTGTCTTGTACATGCCTTTCATGTTTACAGCTGTAGAGAGAGACATGTTTCCTTAAAATGTTAAGGAGAAATATATCTTCCTTCTTAGGATGGAGATGTGAAGATACCTGTGTGTATGATAGTGGTAAGTGTTGAAGAAAAATGGTTGGGGCAACTGGCCTTTTCATGTCATGTGCTTGCAAATTATAAGGGTCAAAGAACACCATGCAAGTTGTGAAGGGTTGGAGATGCGAGTCCTGGGAGCTGTGCATGAGGGGCTCTTGAAGGACACAAGAGATATATTTACTCCTTACCCCATTCAATAGTATCATGCAACACGATCAACCTGTtctcttatcaacgcttataaatacttaaagggtggatgtcaggaggatggggccaggctcttttcagtggtgcctggcgacaggacaagaggtaatgggcacaatcTTgatcataggaagttccacctaaacatgaggaggaacttcttgactttgaaggtggcagagcactggaagaggctgcccagaaaggtggtggagtctccaactctggagacattcaaaacctgcctggacgcattcctgtgtaacctgctgtaggtgaccctgctctggcagggggttggactagatgatctccagaggtcccttccaaccctatgattctatgattctatgattctatgcagtgCGAGTTTCATCTTCCCAAAGAAATTTGGCTAGAGGACGGGCGATTCCATCTCCATTGGGAGCCATGGGACATTCTTTGTTTGTGTTTGCAAGTTGTCGTTCTGTTGTTTGCAATTCTCAACTAGCAGTGAATTATGAACTTATGACAAGTGCCATAATGGGAGCATTGGGAAGCGCCAACCATGTATTTTCTACCTACAATTATGTGAATTAGGTACCTACCATAAGTGCCATAATCTAGAAGAGGATGTTGTtatcctttcctttctgcaggtgTTCACTTCTTGCCTCGATCGTTGTGGTGATATAAAGGTGGGCCTTTCTGTCCGGTAGTGTGTGTAAGAAACTGTGAGTGTTGTTttgcagcaaatattttcttcccttgtcaaGCCTTCAGCCACCTGAAGAAGCCTAGAACAACTTGAGAAAGAGGCCTATAATAAGTGCTTGCACTTATGGCTTCATATTTTTCCGCAGATGAGCaggcaacagagaagaaaaattgatgAGAACTGATGACTATTTCTTAAAGTGAACCTCTGTGAGATGCAGTCCAGAGGAAAACCTCAGGTTTGCACATGTGCTTGAAACATCAGTGATTTGCAGGTGCTCAGGGGGATGAATTTCAACAccagcagtgaagactgagaaaaatTCCCAGTGAGTTTGGCAAGACTTTGTCTTTAATGGTTCCTTGCCTTCCTGATCTGATTTTGTTCAGCTCCTGGTTTCCTCTGTATGTAGGTTAAGTTTGAAGTAGTGGCATATCTTCGTTTAGCCACATGTTGTGCGCTAGTGCCTCTTGCTTAGCCTTCCTTTTTTGTGGAAGGCAGGAGATGTGAGGTTATATTTGCATTCTGGTTGTGTTAGGGAGAGGGGATTAAAGCATGATGTCAGTAGAAGTGCCATCTCTGTGGAACAGTGTGTGTGATAAAAGATGGGAGGAAATTCTCCAGAAGTTGATAGTTAGATTTTCCCCAGTCTCTGTTGGATGAGTGCTCCTTTTTTAGTTCAGACATTTATCATCCATGTGCTTTACAATCCTTCTATTTCTTCACAGAATATTAGTTAGCAGACAAATGTACCTCTTTTTTTGGTGTGATCTTGGTGCATTACACTCTCATGAGATGTTTTTGCCAATTCTGAGGGTCAGAAGCAAGCCTGCAGGTTGTGTAGGGTTGTAGAGAAGACTTGGGGAAGCTCTGTTGGTAGGGGGCCATAGAAGAACTGATGGTCATTTCCCTGCCTGTCATAGTTAGTCTGTTGGGTACATGGTTGTGGTACTATGCAGTTTCAATTCCTTCTGATGAATATGTTTGCCCTAAGATATATTATTGCACCTGATCTGTTTCTATCTGTTCCAATAGAATATAATATAGTACACAGTATATATTTTATAGTATTTAATATAGGAAAGAGCTATAGTCAGTAGCTCACTGTCGAGGTGGGCACCAGTAACATGGGGTGTTTCTCtagggtccatactgggaccaatactatttaatatatCTCAATAATATCTGCCTCAATGAGTGTcttggtttcatctgggatggaTGTGATGTTCTTGCTAGCAGCTgatatagtgctatgttttggatttggggtggAAATAGTGTTGGTATAAGAGTGATGTTCTTGGTtgtgctaagcagtcaaggccttttctgctcctcatgccaccccctgccagtgggtaggctgggagtgcacaagaagttgggtggggatacagccaggacagctgacccagacTGACCAAAGGACTATTCCATACCTTGTGGCGTCGTGCTCCGTATATAGAactggtggaagaagaaagaagggtgAGAATtttggagttatggcgtttgtcttctcaagtagacattacgtgtgatggagccctactttcctggagatgtctgaaGAACTGGCTGCTGATAGGAAGTGGTGAATGAACCCCTTATTTTGCTTGCCTTGTGTGCATgacattttctttacttattaaactgtctttttctcagcCCATGAGTCTTCCCACTTTTgtccttctgattctctccaccATCCCAACCAGGTAAGTGAGCAAGAGTCTGTACAGTcttagctgctggctgtggttaTCCCACAACAATGACATAGATGGTAGGAGTGATCGCACAGCAAgattgcagacaacaccaagttgagtgGTACCATTGAttcactggagggaagggaagcgatccagagggacctggacaggctggcagAGTGGACCCATGTGAACATAATGAAGTTGAAGAAGGCCAAGCtcaaggtcttgcacctgggtgAGGGCAGTCCCCAGTTTCAATACAAACTGGGTTACTGAGAGTACCCTTGTGAAGCAGGACTTGAGGGTAGTGGTAGGTGACAAAAaagacatgagctggcaatgtgcacttgatTTCCAGCGGCATTATTGCTCAGAGTTATAGTTGGTATGAGAGGCAGGGAAAGTGGAGTTAACTGTTGACTTGAGTTTCTTTAGAGCGAGgctttgtattttattatgcATTACTGTGTTACACACTGTTCACTGACCCACTGTCTCCTGGAGGAGAACTCTTCTTTTACTTTTAGAACCTTGATGTTTCCTTTCTAAAGTGCAGTCAACACACAAATCTATTTTCCTTCTTAGTACAGAGATGTAAAGATATGTACGTGAAGTTTGTGTCCTGGTGCTCGTGCAGTTTATGGAAAAATGGTCTAGAAAGTTGGACATTTGAAGCCATGTGCTTGCCAAAACTCCATGGAAGTTGTGTGGGGTTGGAGAAGAGCAATGCAAGTGTCTTCTTCCCATATAAGTTTGGTCAGAGATATTGGGAGCTCTGGGAGGTGCTTCCTGTGTGTTTGCATGTTGTCATCAATTTTTAACTAACATTTTATTGAAGTACTTATGATAAATCTGTAAGGGGAACTGTGGAGGAGCCAACTGTGTACTCATTTCCTACTAAATACCTTAATTGTGTTTCTACTCTAAGTGCCATAATGTAGAAGATTATATTCTAATCCCTTCCCTTTTACAGGTGTTAACTTCTTGCCTTCCTTGTTTTGATGACCTCAAGGTGAGCTGCTTTTTGAGATAATGTGTGGAAGACGCCATCTGTTACATTTGTCTGACTGTCCTGTGGGTGTCTTTCATGTTTacagctgcaaagagctttcacaGACATGTTTCCATAAAGGGTTACTGTGTTACTGTAAGCAATGCTCTTGCTTGTCACATACAGAAGCTGAGAAGTCAAATATTATCCATGGCAAGATGTTGTCTGTGCAACTGTTCTTTGGGTGGAGTCCATCTGCAAATTAGGAAGATCAACAACCATGCAAGCTCTGAATGGTTTGAGAAGAGTCTCTGGGGTGCTGTGTGTGAGAAGGTACTGGTGGAGGGAAGGCATGTGTTTTGTCAGTTCTCAGGGTTTCTTCCTGGCCTATGGAAAATAGGTCTCAAAGTATCTTATTTCTGGATATCGCATAGTAGTTTGGACTCCAGCTGGCTAAGTTGTGGGTTCATCAGTTTACTTTCCTGTTGCATGAGGATTCCTGTGAATTCTGGTTTAATTCTTGCCCTTGCTTGTTGCAAAGAGGTAAAGGTTTACCCCTCTGTGTTTGATAATGTGTCCTAAAATATGTGTCTGATAATGTGTCACTGGAAGGAATGCTCTTGCTTGTTGAATACTTGTGGTGAGAAGTCCTTGCCACGTTGGTGAGAGAGTGTCcttgaaacaggaagaaag encodes:
- the LOC134522119 gene encoding protocadherin gamma-A12-like, yielding MFAAGWLWVRQDRALLWCVLVAAWKEAWGQLRYSVPEEMPKGSFVGDVAKDLALELPALRAGGVRVMLEGKGQYFALDIKTGHLYVNERIDREQLCGRKADCVIKSEILLKGQMKIYKVAIHVTDVNDNTPLFQLSEFVLRVNENAVKGSRYLLPKAQDADIEQNTVQTYELSDNKHFSLEVQTGPDGSKFAELVLAKALDREEAAFHELVLRASDGGEPSRTGTVRIRVAVLDANDNAPVFSQAQYTVRVAEDVPVGYHLLTVNATDADDGTNSDITYSVRESTDKASSIFHLEPKTGELTIQCELDYEDDESYELEIEARDGAGLSTRGKILVHIDDTNDNVPEITVSSSITDIAEDAPSGTVVALLRVKDRDSGDNGEVRVSLQGSLPFRLEKTFEDYYRVVTAEVLDREAVSEYNVTVRASDGGSPPLWSSAVLSLRVLDVNDNAPVFAEARYSARVAENNAAGALVLTVRAADADWGQNARVRYRLWEGRVRGAPLSSYVSVHAETGALYALRSFDYEEVREVGLWVRAEDGGAPSLSSNVSVRLVIVDENDNAPQVLYPPPASGAGWAGVELAPRSAEPGALVAKVVAVDADAGQNAWLSYELAKATEPALFRVGLHSGEVRTARVPLSRDAARQSLVVVVKDHGRPALSATATLTVVLAESVGELLSELGSAAAAAAAGEPSVSLTRWLVLAVAAVSCLFLAFLLLLLALRLRRWRRSQLLAAGSGALRGVPASHFVGIDGVRAFLHSYSHEVSLTADSRKSQLRFSGGSCCDTLPARPPPDEPAPLLAEDADGARRADPDAPPVSSSHHACSATPPSPASLLFPSRVLCPVCRMRFIYKEGKASLIISLCGGASFSGEVNVVSLLSVRVVV